A window of Castanea sativa cultivar Marrone di Chiusa Pesio chromosome 1, ASM4071231v1 contains these coding sequences:
- the LOC142637977 gene encoding NDR1/HIN1-like protein 6 — MADHQKIHPVGHDVEAPPATPTAPLVPRGVSKSDQGDPAVAGHYPPFKRTIPVMHSKPPKRRSCCCKCLCWTISLLLLLVILIAAAVGIMFLVFRPKLPKFSVDKLEITQFNLNNNDDTLNATFDVTITATNPNKRIGIYYEGGSQISGWYQSTQLCEGALPKFYQGHKNTTVLDLALTGQTQNATGLINALSQQRQETGNIPLGLKVKQPVKIKLGSLKLFTVKFRVRCTLIVDNLAANNQITISSSSCKFRLRL; from the coding sequence ATGGCTGATCATCAGAAAATCCATCCGGTAGGCCATGATGTTGAAGCACCACCAGCAACACCGACCGCCCCATTGGTGCCGCGTGGCGTGTCGAAATCCGACCAAGGTGATCCGGCTGTGGCGGGGCACTACCCTCCATTTAAACGCACCATCCCTGTGATGCATTCAAAACCACCAAAGAGGAGAAGCTGTTGCTGCAAGTGCCTGTGTTGGACAATAAGTCTCCTATTGCTGCTAGTGATTCTCATTGCAGCTGCTGTTGGAATCATGTTCCTTGTGTTCCGGCCAAAGCTTCCCAAGTTCTCTGTGGACAAGTTGGAGATAACCCAATTCAATCTCAACAACAACGATGACACCTTAAATGCCACTTTTGATGTCACAATTACTGCAACAAATCCAAATAAGAGGATTGGGATATACTATGAGGGTGGGAGTCAGATAAGTGGGTGGTACCAAAGCACACAACTATGCGAAGGTGCTTTGCCAAAATTCTACCAGGGCCACAAGAACACCACAGTGCTTGATCTGGCCTTGACGGGACAAACTCAGAACGCGACCGGCTTGATCAACGCGCTGTCACAGCAGCGGCAAGAGACAGGCAATATTCCGCTCGGTCTTAAGGTTAAGCAGCCGGTGAAGATTAAGCTTGGGAGCTTGAAGCTCTTTACGGTCAAGTTCAGGGTTAGGTGCACACTAATAGTTGATAATCTAGCTGCTAATAATCAAATTACTATAAGTAGTAGTAGCTGTAAGTTCAGGCTTAGGCTGTAA